From a region of the Solanum stenotomum isolate F172 chromosome 2, ASM1918654v1, whole genome shotgun sequence genome:
- the LOC125855124 gene encoding F-box/kelch-repeat protein At3g23880-like, with translation MDCQCHFPEDLVVDILSRLPVESLLRFKCVCKHWYGFIKSASFKEKHFHQKNNGARLLVCDFKITKIAPIFVKSVVFSLLPKKIVPDVTPEQKVLLHLPNVSGIKCVAGPVYGLFLVQEQIYNEGVRLGLWNPATREIRPLPSAPFEIEHFFSDHYHQFGLGFDLLTQDYKVVWIRDYEGHGVYPHVSVCVYSSCNNSWKNLEFPPSYTSGLPFDTTYLNGVYYWRSLRVNEMYRIHSFDMGSEQFGEMQLPVIPNEYRKKLTLRGDSLAMLAGYRSMTFIYEMKQEGSWSKVVTVQPSIDPHWPRDIWENDKIVFEIRETKQLVLYDLTTSEVTDLGIQMDRTNCVFNYKESLALIKNGDETQDQDNVVEQIEHFFSVRSTDDKSLFTIRGPPYAR, from the coding sequence ATGGATTGTCAGTGTCATTTTCCAGAAGATCTGGTGGTTGATATTCTATCGAGGTTGCCAGTGGAATCACTCTTGCGTTTCAAATGTGTGTGCAAGCACTGGTATGGTTTCATCAAAAGTGCGAGTTTTAAAGAGAAACATTTTCATCAGAAGAACAATGGTGCCCGTCTCCTTGTCTGCGACTTCAAAATAACAAAGATCGCACCCATCTTCGTAAAGTCTGTGGTGTTCTCCTTGctcccaaaaaaaatagttcCGGATGTGACCCCTGAACAAAAAGTTCTCCTTCACCTTCCGAATGTATCTGGTATCAAGTGTGTTGCTGGCCCAGTTTATGGCTTATTCTTAGTGCAGGAACAAATTTATAATGAAGGTGTCCGCTTGGGATTATGGAATCCTGCCACCAGAGAGATTCGGCCTCTGCCTTCTGCGCCTTTTGAGATTGAGCATTTTTTCTCAGATCATTATCATCAATTCGGGTTGGGGTTTGACCTGTTGACTCAAGATTATAAGGTTGTATGGATTCGAGATTATGAGGGACATGGCGTTTACCCTCATGTCTCTGTCTGTGTCTATTCTTCATGCAACAACTCATGGAAGAACCTAGAATTCCCTCCCAGTTATACCTCAGGTTTGCCCTTTGACACCACTTATCTCAATGGGGTTTATTATTGGCGTTCATTGCGTGTAAATGAGATGTACAGGATTCACTCATTTGACATGGGCAGCGAACAGTTTGGGGAGATGCAACTCCCAGTTATTCCAAATGAATACCGGAAGAAGCTTACATTGCGTGGCGACTCGCTTGCAATGTTGGCTGGTTATAGGTCTATGACATTCatatatgaaatgaaacaaGAGGGAAGTTGGTCCAAAGTTGTTACTGTTCAACCTAGTATAGATCCTCATTGGCCTCGCGACATCTGGGAGAATGATAAGATTGTTTTCGAAATTAGAGAAACTAAGCAGCTGGTGCTATATGACCTTACAACAAGTGAGGTTACAGATCTTGGAATTCAAATGGACCGAACAAATTGTGTTTTCAATTACAAGGAGAGCCTAGCTCTAATAAAGAACGGAGATGAAACTCAGGACCAGGATAATGTTGTCGAGCAAATTGAACACTTCTTCAGTGTCAGATCAACTGATGACAAGTCTTTGTTTACTATTAGGGGTCCGCCTTACGCAAGATGA